The Anaerolineae bacterium genomic sequence GAACAACATTCGATTTATTTAAATAAACAACAGGTGTTTCAATGAAAATACATGATTTTCACGAGCAATTAGCAGGGCATTTGAAAAATCAACCGTGGTTTAAAGTACACGAACTTGAAGAATTGGACGCTGCCGTTAGCCACTGGATTCAGTTTCCTGCATTAAAATTCCCCTATTTTACAAATTCAATGCGCAATGAAAGCTATGCATTTGTCAATAAAAATATTCATCATGGTATTTCTAATAAACTAAGCGTTTGTGAAGACGTTAAACCTTATCAGGCTCAATTGAATTTTCTTTTTAATGGCTTGCCTTACCCTCCTCCTGAAAGATGGGACTTTACTTTTATTGACCTGTTTGCAGGTATCGGTGGTTTCAGGCTGGCTTTTCAGAATGCCGGAGGAAAGTGTGTCTTTTCCAGTGAATGGGATAAATACGCTAAAAAAACATATGAAGCAAATTTTGGGGAGCACCCTTATGGCGATATCCGAAAAATAATCAAAAGTGAAATTCCGGATCACGATGTCCTTTGTGCAGGCTTTCCCTGTCAGCCTTTTTCACTTGCGGGAGTTTCTAAAAAAAATTCTCTTGGAAAAAAACATGGTTTTGAAGATGAAACTCAGGGGACACTCTTCTTTGAAATTAAAGAAATACTGAGAATAAAACGGCCAAAGGCGTTCATGCTGGAAAATGTGAAAAATCTTCTTTCACATGATAAAGGAAAAACTTTTGAAACTATCAGGCATTCACTTGAAAACCAACTTGGATATGTAATCGATTGGGAAATTGTAGATGGTGCCAACTGGGTTCCGCAGCACAGAGAAAGAATATTCATTGTTGGCTATGATCCAAAGCAGATTCCAGTTAGCAAACAGGGTATACTGATACCTGGTAAACCTTCAAATGATTATCCGTATCCCGAATTAAAAACAATCATTTCCAAGAAAGTTGAAGGCTATACAATCGGTCCGGGCACTTGGGATACCCTGAAACGACATAAAGCACATCACGCAAAGAAGGGAAATGGATTTGGTTATAGTTTACATGGCATGCCAATCAAAAAAAATACAGTTACACGAACGATCTCAGCTCGTTATCATAAAGATGGCGCTGAAGTACTCATTGAACAACAGGGAGACCGTCCAAGACGCTTGACAGTTGAAGAAACAATGCAACTTCAGGGATATGATCCTGAAAAATTTATTTTTCCTGTTTCCAGAACACAGACATACAGACAACTGGGTAACAGTGTAGTTGTCCCAGCGGTTTCTGACTGTGCTGTTCAGATGGCTGAAACTATCAGGAAACACTCATGAATATCAAAGGAACATTTAAAAGATTGTCACTCACAAGATTTCTTGAAGAAATTGATTATAATAATTTTTTCTGGATTGCAAAACGAATGTCTGGAAATGATACCGGATTGACTGGTGGACATCAGGCAGGCCTTTATCTTCCTCGTATTTTTTTTGAAACAGTAATTCCTGAAATATGTACTGTTGAAAAATACAACCCGGATACATTCATTAAAGAATGTTATTTCCCTGCCCAAGAACTCTGTGTAAAAAATCTTAGAGCAATTTATTACAATTCAAAGTTTTTCCCAGAAAAAGGCCTCAAAAAGAAGTATGATGAATTTCGTCTTACACGCTGGGGCGGCGGTTCTTCTCCTGTTCAGGATGTAGAAAATACTGGAAGTATATGTGTTTTTGCTCTTAATCGCTTCAACGGAACACTGCAGGCTGTGGCATGGGTAGCTTCTTCTCTTGAAGAAGAAAATATTATTGAAAGCTGGCTCGGGCAAGAAGTTGAACCGGGGCGTTTCTGTATGAAGCAGTATGTTCCTGTTGTTGAAGAGAAAAAAAGGCTTGAACTTCCGCCGGAATGGTTCAAAGTGTTTCCATCCGGGCGTGAACTTTTTAGTCTTGTATTGGAATTGATTCCATACAGTTCATGGAAAAAATCAGTTGACGAGCTTCTGCTGAAAAGACGTGAACTCGAATTTCAGATTTTTGAACAAATTGAACAGTCAGAAGTTCTGCCACATATTCAAAATGGATTCTCAACTGTTGATGAATTTATCAAGCTTGCTCATTCTGTTTCAAACCGGCGTAAGTCAAGAACTGGAACTTCACTGGAACTGAATCTTGAATCTATTTTTGCTGACATGGAAATTTTATTTGAAACTCAGGTTATAACTGAAAATCGCAAAAAACCAGATTTTCTTTTCCCGTCGGGTAAAGCATATCATGCTCCAGAATTCCCAGACTTGAAATTGCATATGCTGGCATCCAAAACTTGCTGCAAAGACAGATGGCGACAGATTTTGAATGAAGCAGACCGGATATCACCAAAACATCTGTTTACTCTTCAGCAAGGGGTTTCTGGTCATCAACTCCAGGAAATGAAAGATAATAATGTTGCGCTTGTCATTCCAAAGCCTCACCTGTTTTCATTTTCAAAGGAATGGCGTGAGTCTTTATTAACCCTTGAAAGTTTTGTTGATTTCATAAAAATTCAACAGACTGGTATTGAGAATCTGGTGTAATGGACACATTGACACTGGAAAAGCGCAGTTGGAATATGGGCAGGATTCGTTCAAAAGATACAAAACCTGAAAAAGCTGTTCGTTCTCTGCTTCACAAGTCAGGCTATCGGTTTAGAATTCACAGAAAAGACTTACCAGGGAAACCTGATATTGTTCTGCCTAAATTCAAAACTGTTATTTTTGTTCATGGATGTTTCTGGCATCGCCATGACGGTTGCGAGTATGCTTATACTCCAAAATCACGCCAAGAGTTTTGGAAAGCAAAATTCAAGGGTAATATCAAACGTGACCAAAAAAACAGGGATGAACTTGAAAGGCTTGGCTGGAAGGTGATAGTAATCTGGGAATGTGAAATAAAAAATCTGACTCTTGTACAAAATAAATTCGAATCCTGTTTATATCAGGGGATATAGGGGACGTTATGTTACGAGTTTAATTAGAAAAATGGGGTCAACAGCTTATACTTGTTGGACATAAAAATTGAAAAATAACATAGTTCAAGAAATAGAAGATTTCCAAGAAAAGTGCATCGGTCTTGCGACAGGCAAAAATGTTGACTACAAAGAATATGAAGCCTCTAGAATGAATTTGATCTCCGAGCAATCTATAACCTCTTACATTCCCAGTTGGGTATATGATTGCCGCTATGGAAGTCAGTTTTGGAGTCTTATGAAAAAAACCTCTTCCACTTATCAAGGCAGAAGGGAATTTATTTGGGATGGTTTGGTACCGCTCTTGGATCATGTAAAAAAGGGCGGATCGGAACCAATTGGAGTTTCTGTAAACAGAATTCTCTCAACTTGTAACTCAAATACTGTATCTGAAGCTTGGCGAAGGATTCACGAAAGAAGAAACTCGGACCCTGAAGGTGCCATTACTGCAGCAAGGTCTTTGGTTGAAAGTACATGCAAATTCATTTTAGACCAGATGGGCGAATCCTACACTAATCGTGAAGATTTACCAAAGCTATATAAAATTGTTGCGTCAAAGATGAGTCTAAGCCCAGCACAACATAACGAGCATATCTTCAAACAGATATTGTCTGGATGCAGTTCAGTAATTTCTGGTTTTGCATCATTACGAAATGCATATGGTGATGCGCACGGAAAAGGTAAAAAAGCTGTTTCTCCTGAACCAAGGCACGCCGATTTGGCAATCAATCTTGCAGGCTCAATTTCAAGCTTTCTAATTTCTACATACGAAGAAAGAATAAAAGTCCAATCGGGTAAGGATAATATCTTTTCAGGTCTACATAGGTGATGCAAACGTTGAGTCTGTCGAAAAACCCTAAACCCGCGGTTTTAAGGTTTGTAAGTAGTTGATTTTATTACATGCGAAATGGATAAATTAGCTACTTTTGTACTTTTTCGACAGTCTCGTTGGATGCAGCAGGATGAATAACTCATGACAATGTCAAATTATGTCGCTCTCGCACCCCTTGCCATATCAGTCCTTAGCTTCTCAACTTCTGTGTACTTCGGACTCCTTGACAGAGTCAGGATCAAGGCGGTCAGCAAACTGTACAATATGGACCCCGAGTTTGGACCTCCCTATCTGGAAGTTAAAGTCGTCAACCACGGTCGACGGGTCGCCATCCTTACCATGTTCGGCGGCAAATTGGACAACGGTGAGTGGATCTGCACCCACATCGGGGAGCCTATGGGACGTTCTTCAGATTATAAGTTTCTCATGCCTTTGTTTTTAACTCACA encodes the following:
- a CDS encoding abortive infection family protein, giving the protein MKNNIVQEIEDFQEKCIGLATGKNVDYKEYEASRMNLISEQSITSYIPSWVYDCRYGSQFWSLMKKTSSTYQGRREFIWDGLVPLLDHVKKGGSEPIGVSVNRILSTCNSNTVSEAWRRIHERRNSDPEGAITAARSLVESTCKFILDQMGESYTNREDLPKLYKIVASKMSLSPAQHNEHIFKQILSGCSSVISGFASLRNAYGDAHGKGKKAVSPEPRHADLAINLAGSISSFLISTYEERIKVQSGKDNIFSGLHR
- a CDS encoding very short patch repair endonuclease is translated as MDTLTLEKRSWNMGRIRSKDTKPEKAVRSLLHKSGYRFRIHRKDLPGKPDIVLPKFKTVIFVHGCFWHRHDGCEYAYTPKSRQEFWKAKFKGNIKRDQKNRDELERLGWKVIVIWECEIKNLTLVQNKFESCLYQGI
- the dcm gene encoding DNA (cytosine-5-)-methyltransferase, yielding MKIHDFHEQLAGHLKNQPWFKVHELEELDAAVSHWIQFPALKFPYFTNSMRNESYAFVNKNIHHGISNKLSVCEDVKPYQAQLNFLFNGLPYPPPERWDFTFIDLFAGIGGFRLAFQNAGGKCVFSSEWDKYAKKTYEANFGEHPYGDIRKIIKSEIPDHDVLCAGFPCQPFSLAGVSKKNSLGKKHGFEDETQGTLFFEIKEILRIKRPKAFMLENVKNLLSHDKGKTFETIRHSLENQLGYVIDWEIVDGANWVPQHRERIFIVGYDPKQIPVSKQGILIPGKPSNDYPYPELKTIISKKVEGYTIGPGTWDTLKRHKAHHAKKGNGFGYSLHGMPIKKNTVTRTISARYHKDGAEVLIEQQGDRPRRLTVEETMQLQGYDPEKFIFPVSRTQTYRQLGNSVVVPAVSDCAVQMAETIRKHS
- a CDS encoding type II restriction endonuclease; amino-acid sequence: MNIKGTFKRLSLTRFLEEIDYNNFFWIAKRMSGNDTGLTGGHQAGLYLPRIFFETVIPEICTVEKYNPDTFIKECYFPAQELCVKNLRAIYYNSKFFPEKGLKKKYDEFRLTRWGGGSSPVQDVENTGSICVFALNRFNGTLQAVAWVASSLEEENIIESWLGQEVEPGRFCMKQYVPVVEEKKRLELPPEWFKVFPSGRELFSLVLELIPYSSWKKSVDELLLKRRELEFQIFEQIEQSEVLPHIQNGFSTVDEFIKLAHSVSNRRKSRTGTSLELNLESIFADMEILFETQVITENRKKPDFLFPSGKAYHAPEFPDLKLHMLASKTCCKDRWRQILNEADRISPKHLFTLQQGVSGHQLQEMKDNNVALVIPKPHLFSFSKEWRESLLTLESFVDFIKIQQTGIENLV